A single window of Liolophura sinensis isolate JHLJ2023 chromosome 6, CUHK_Ljap_v2, whole genome shotgun sequence DNA harbors:
- the LOC135469004 gene encoding ferredoxin-fold anticodon-binding domain-containing protein 1 homolog codes for MDSVVEGNILLVGDGDFSLTTSLLRYHSPQHITTTSLETESSILKHKDALLNRERLAKQGVQVLLDVDGCRLNSYPAIRKQSFQRIIFNFPHAGGKSNHKKNRKLLDDFFRSAVNILAPQGHVMVTLCKGQGGTPADRPQRAWPDSWQVVSMAANAGLILSEIHPFHPGDFPGYLCTGFRSQDKWFHIDGALTHMFTRAAPISVPKISDVPAISRAHDCQDKINRNLLAEPDHPLYTLTEELTDKLTKYWSTRVIAHGDTVGEVTTVNHTLDVLKFMLRDSVNSSAELFVTRGPVWKDSPGVFQAVPVYLEMSGVFRVRRTPVGCNQTEEWTSKLRAVLQEICINGQPVDTNQTVVRICDEKEKSNASVLGLTLAHRIFIEKGNCTTEFGKVYFPSADDNAQDVDSELGMAFRLSLDKLLCCVCGIVDRRMLWSSDSRFSSQFPKTAVCSHPFKPFSLYPMTYSHDMSFWECPGVEFDEMLYFCVIRVLSGETIWDVTLIDRYKDEDTGRVSRCYRLTFQSCDRALSYSTSWQIQSIIRLAVAEQMAVTLR; via the exons ATGGATTCAGTGGTGGAGGGAAATATCCTGCTTGTGGGAGATGGGGACTTCTCCTTAACAACGTCGTTACTAAGATACCACTCTCCTCAACATATTACAACCACAAGCTTGGAGACTGAATCGTCAATCCTCAAACACAAGGATGCCTTACTGAACAGGGAGAGATTAGCCAAGCAAG gagTTCAAGTATTGTTAGATGTAGATGGGTGCCGCCTCAACTCTTACCCTGCAATCAGGAAACAAAGCTTTCAGAGGATCATCTTTAACTTCCCGCACGCAGGTGGCAAGTCCAACcacaagaaaaacagaaaactgcTGGATGACTTCTTCCGCAG TGCAGTCAATATTCTCGCTCCTCAAGGTCATGTTATGGTGACCTTGTGCAAAGGTCAAGGTGGAACACCAGCAGACAGGCCTCAGCGTGCATGGCCGGACAGCTGGCAGGTGGTTTCAATGGCAGCCAATGCTGGCCTCATTCTCTCAGAGATCCATCCATTTCATCCAGGAGATTTCCCAGGCTACTTGTGCACAGGTTTCAG GAGTCAAGACAAATGGTTTCACATAGACGGAGCTCTCACTCACATGTTCACTCGGGCTGCTCCTATATCTGTGCCAAAGATCTCGGATGTGCCTGCCATTTCTAGAGCACACGACTGTCAGGACAAGATAAACAG AAATCTACTGGCAGAACCTGACCATCCATTATATACACTTACAGAAGAGCTGACTGATAAGCTCACTAAATATTGGTCAACCAGAGTTATCGCCCATGGAGATACTGTCGGTGAAGTTACAACAGTAAACCATACTCTGGACGTTTTGAAGTTTATGCTGAGGGACAGTGTTAACTCTTCAGCAGAACTATTTGTAACTCGTGGGCCTGTGTGGAAAGATAGCCCAGGTGTGTTCCAAGCTGTGCCAGTTTATCTGGAGATGAGTGGTGTGTTTAGAGTGAGGAGGACACCGGTTGGTTGTAATCAGACTGAGGAATGGACAAGCAAGTTGCGGGCGGTGCTCCAAGAAATTTGCATCAACGGTCAGCCAGTTGACACCAATCAGACTGTTGTGCGGATTTGCGATGAAAAAGAGAAAAGCAATGCCAGTGTTTTGGGATTGACTTTGGCGCACAGGATATTTATCGAGAAGGGTAACTGCACTACAGAGTTCGGCAAAGTGTACTTCCCTTCTGCAGATGATAACGCTCAAGATGTTGACAGTGAATTAGGCATGGCATTTAGACTTTCTCTGGACAAACTTCTATGCTGTGTGTGTGGAATTGTGGATCGGAGGATGCTCTGGTCCTCCGATAGTCGCTTTTCGTCTCAGTTCCCCAAAACAGCAGTGTGCTCACACCCGTTCAAACCCTTCAGTCTGTACCCCATGACTTACAGTCATGACATGAGTTTCTGGGAATGTCCAGGAGTGGAGTTTGACGAGAtgctgtatttctgtgtgaTCCGTGTTTTGTCAGGGGAGACAATCTGGGATGTCACTCTTATTGACAGGTACAAGGATGAAGATACTGGACGTGTCAGCCGATGTTACAGATTGACGTTCCAGTCATGTGATCGAGCATTGTCTTATTCAACTTCCTGGCAGATACAAAGTataatacgtttggctgtagcagAGCAGATGGCAGTGACGCTAAGGTGA
- the LOC135468998 gene encoding transgelin-2-like, with the protein MAGRASKSGIGYQQEKKMEANYDREEAAGTPQAIVTWVNGVIQGQHDPCPNASFESIAAYFKDGIALCKLINTLLKNTGGSPVSFSKKITSPFVAMGNLENFSKGCESFGLPKTCIIQSGDVYEGSKAKFYNVLNTLHSLGMLANSKNIQPQYTGKMVKLMDNE; encoded by the exons ATGGCAGGCAGGGCGAGTAAATCTGGTATTGGATACCAACAGGAGAAGAAGATGGAGGCT AACTATGACCGCGAGGAGGCGGCAGGTACCCCTCAAGCCATCGTCACCTGGGTGAATGGCGTCATTCAAGGTCAACACGACCCTTGC ccCAACGCGTCTTTTGAATCCATCGCAGCTTACTTCAAAGATGGGATCGCATTGTGCAA GCTGATCAACACTCTGCTGAAAAACACAGGAGGATCACCAGTCTCCTTCAGCAAGAAAATTACTTCTCCTTTCGTGGCCATGGGTAACCTTGAGAATTTCTCAAAAGGCTGTGAGAGCTTCGGCCTGCCCAAGACCTGCATAATCCAGAGTGGAGACGTATACGAGGGCAGCAAGGCCAAATTCTACAACGTCCTCAACACCTTGCACAGTTTGGGCATGTTG GCCAACTCTAAGAATATACAGCCCCAGTACACCGGCAAGATGGTCAAGCTTATGGACAACGAATGA
- the LOC135468690 gene encoding rac guanine nucleotide exchange factor B-like, translating to MTSALRASKAGLGYEVEKKMEANYDREEQAGTPQAIVNWTNAILNGKHEPCPGSGIKDIGAYFKSGVPLCKLINELLASEGKPPIPYQKKVMSPFVALTNLENFAKGCENYGLSKECTVQSTDVHECRKAGLYNFINTMHSLGFLANSKGYMPAYTGEIVKYLDNE from the exons ATGACCAGCGCACTGAGAGCAAGCAAAGCCGGCCTCGGCTATGAGGTCGAGAAGAAGATGGAGGCT AACTACGACAGAGAAGAGCAGGCTGGAACCCCGCAAGCCATTGTAAATTGGACGAACGCCATCCTTAACGGCAAGCACGAACCTTGT CCAGGTTCGGGCATTAAAGACATTGGTGCATATTTCAAGAGTGGCGTACCCCTGTGCAA ACTCATCAACGAGCTGTTGGCGTCCGAAGGTAAGCCACCCATCCCTTACCAGAAGAAGGTCATGTCCCCGTTCGTTGCACTGACAAACCTGGAGAATTTCGCTAAGGGTTGTGAGAATTACGGCCTCAGCAAGGAGTGCACAGTCCAGTCGACAGACGTCCACGAGTGCAGGAAGGCCGGGCTCTACAACTTTATCAACACCATGCACAGTTTAGGATTCCTG GCAAATTCGAAAGGCTACATGCCAGCCTACACAGGCGAAATCGTGAAGTACCTGGACAACGAGTAA